ATCCGGAAGATATCCTTCACAAATTTGTACAGCCATTGAAGAATATTCCCGGCACAATACTTATTGGAGGCGGCAGCGGCTTTAGTGTTATGCCTGCCGAACTGATGGCTTATTTTGGTTTTGATTATGGCCTGGTAGGTGAAGCAGAATTCTCTTTTCCGCTCTTGCTTACGAATTTAATTGAGCACAAAGATATTTCGGATATTCCGGGACTCATTCTTCCCGGTGAAACGAAGGCGCGCGCCAATGGTGCAAACCGCCACAGCTATGGTCTGACACAGCGCTTCAGCCGTATCTATGATTTGATTGATTTTGAGCCATACCGGCAGCGCGGTGCTTATCCGATTCAAACAAAAAGAGGATGCATTCACAACTGTCTTTATTGCACCTATCCTGTGGTGGAAGGGAATACGTTCCGTAAAAGACCGGCAGTTGAAACCGTTGATGAAATTGAAGATGCACAGCAGCATCTGGGCGATATTTTATTTGAAATTGTTGATTCTACATTCAACGACCCCTGTACGCATGCCGAATTGTTGTGCGAAGAAATCATTCAGCGGAAGCTGAAGGTGCGGCTGCGGACCATGGGTATTAATCCGGCCAATGCTTCCCCCGGACTGTTTTCATTGATGCATCAGGCTGGGTTTACACAAATAGACTCAACTCCCGATTCGGCATCTCCGCTTATCTTATCGAATCTTAAAAAGAATTTTACACTGCAGCAATTGCAGAATAATGCAAGGTTTCTGAAGGAGTCAAACCTTCCGGTAATGTGGTTTTTTGTGTTTGGCGGTCCCGGCGAAACAGAACAAACCATAGCCGAAACCTTTGAATTTATTGATGCATAC
This genomic stretch from Bacteroidota bacterium harbors:
- a CDS encoding radical SAM protein: MTRVLLVNTNTERSPYPVPPLGLCLLAGVLSEKFQVKVYDGFADSGAGLSGLVNDFSPDFIGLSIRNIDNLVFHNSRFYPEDILHKFVQPLKNIPGTILIGGGSGFSVMPAELMAYFGFDYGLVGEAEFSFPLLLTNLIEHKDISDIPGLILPGETKARANGANRHSYGLTQRFSRIYDLIDFEPYRQRGAYPIQTKRGCIHNCLYCTYPVVEGNTFRKRPAVETVDEIEDAQQHLGDILFEIVDSTFNDPCTHAELLCEEIIQRKLKVRLRTMGINPANASPGLFSLMHQAGFTQIDSTPDSASPLILSNLKKNFTLQQLQNNARFLKESNLPVMWFFVFGGPGETEQTIAETFEFIDAYVCHDDMVHISTGLRIFPQTGLHEVAIREGIIAPEASLLYPTFYVTPNMTAERLMEILRTYTATRFNCILSTESTPSPEMLQRAMEIRAREQLSEPMFRTLMRVRREELSGKNE